ATGATACGCCCCGGCTCTCGCGGAGCCGCAAGAATTAGACTCGCAAAGAACGGGAGACGAGCGGAAAAGGTTAACGCGCCGCGTGATGCTGTGGGTCGCGCGCGCGACCCCGCTACATCTGGTGGGCGCCGCGTCAGCGGAAGGCGCGGAGCAGGACGAGCGCCGCGACCAAGGCCACGCCGGCGGCCGCGGCGAAGACACCCACCGCGCGATCGATGACGAGGACGTCCGGCGCCGGCCCGTCGCCGAGCCGGTAGTGTGAGCACTTCTCGAGCGTCACGCCGAGCGCCCCCGCCATGGCGGCCATGGTCTGCCCGGCGTTGGGGCTCGCGGTCGTGCCTCCATCTCGGCGCCAGACGTCCCACGCCCGCGATCCGGACTCGCCCGCGAGCCGCGCCCCGGCGGCAAGCGCGAGCGCAGCGAGGCGCGACGGGACGAGGTTCAGCAGGTCGTCGAGTCGCGCCGAGGCGCCACCGAGCCGCTCCAGCATGCCCTCGCGGTAGCCGATCATCGCGTCCGCCGTGTTGACCGCGCGGTACGCCCACGCGCCCGGCAGCCCGCCCACGAGGTAGAAGCAGAGCGGCGACACCCAGCTGTCGTTCAGGTTCTCGGCCAGCGACTCGACGGCGGCGGATGCGGTCGCCCCCTCCTCGAGTTCGTCGACCGGCCGGCTGACCAGATGACGCCCCACCGCCTCGCGCGCCCCGGCGAGGTCACCGGCCTCGAGCCTGTCGCGAACTTCCCACACCGCCGCCACGAGGCTACGGAGCGAGAAGCTGCATTTCAGCAGCCACGCCTGCGCGAGCAGGCTCCCAGGCCACGGGAGCCAGCCCGCGGCGGCCTGGGCCGCCAGCCCTCCCATGACGGCCGTGATCGTGACGACAACGATGAGGAGGGCGCCGTACAGGACGAGGAGATCGGTCGGCACGGAAGCGGCCCAGCGCCGGCCGAGAGCGATCAGCCGCCCGATCCAGGCGACAGGATGGTAGCGGTTCGGCGGATCTCCCAGCAGGAGATCGAGCGCCACCGCGAGCACCAGCACACTCACGGCGCTAGCGGAGCTGGAAGATAACCGGTAACCGCACCCGCAGCGGTCGGCGCGGCAGGTGCTCGGGCAGCGGCTGAGGCACGAGCGACCGGACGGCCTCGACGGCGGCCTCGTCGAGAAGCATGTGGGAGGAAGAAAAGACCACGGCGAGGTCGCGCACGCGGCCGGAGGGCTCGAGGAGCAGCTCGACCTCGACGCGGCCGGCGAGCCCGCGCCGCCGTGCCGCCAGCGGGTAGACCACCGACTCCTGGATTCGCTCGCGGAAGCGGGCGAGATAGGGCCCGAACTCAGGCGGTACATCGCCGCGCACCGCGCCCTTGCCGGCGAGGGCGAGCAGGGAGCCGCCTCCGCCGACGACGCCGGAAGGCTGTCCCGCGCGCCCGGGCGCGTCGCTCGAGACTCCCTTGACCTCACGTCCGTCGCCGTCAGCGACGCTCGGTGGGGCTCCCTGGTCCGCAGTCGCCGCCTCGCGAGAGGCGGAGAACGAAGGCGCGGGCGTCGCCTCGGCGGGTCGCGCTGGTGCGGAAGGTACGGGGGCTCGCGGAACGCGCGCGCTCACGCTCTGGCCCTGGCGGGCCGGCGCGATCGCGGTCTCCCGACCCCGGGTCGGAGCGGCCGCCGCGCGCTCGTCGCCGGCAGGAGCACCGCCGGTGAGATCGACGAAGAGCGGTGGAGGCTCGCGGAGGCTCGCGGCGAGCGCCAGGAGGGCCGCGAGGGCGCACAGGTGCACTGCGGCCGAGCTCGAGAGCGCCAGCGCGCGGCGACGGATCACGGGTTGCGCTCCTGCCAGCCGCGAATCCCCGCCTCGAGAGCCCTTCGCGCGGCCTGGGCCATGCTCCAGCCAAGCTCGCTGGCCGGCCCACCGAAGCGGGCGCGGGCGCCGCGCCCCGTCGCCGCGATGACGACGGCGTCGGTCGAGGTGCCGGTGCAGAGCCCGCCGGCGGCGTCACGGACGCCCGCTTCATGGAGCAGGAGTGTCTTGACCTCGGTGATCGTGATGAGCGCGTTGACGAGGGCCGAAGGCTCGGGGTCGGCGTCCACCACGACGATCGTGTTGATAGTGCCGTGCGTCCAGCCGCTCACGGGCGTCCGCCCGGCGGCGATGCCGTTGCTCAGGCCGACCGTGGCGACGGCAAGGGTCCGGATGCCCGCGCCGTCCTCCTCGCCGATCGTCGCGTGCTCGGTCCACGCTCCGGTGAGAAGACCGACAAGGGGCTCCGGCACGCCCGCGCGGCGCGCGTAGGCCGCCAGCATCGCGGGCGGGTCCGCGCACGGGTCGTCCTTGCCGACGTGGAGGTTGACGACGGCGCGCGCTGACGCGAACCCGCCGTTGTGGACGGCCGAGGAGAGCACGCGAAGCGGCTGGGCGGCCACGACGACGACCGCCTCCGGCCCTATCCGCACCCCGAGCCCCTCGATCATGGCGTCGGCGTCAGAACCCGGCCCGCAGGCCGATCAGGAAGTTGGCGCCGAGCGCCGGGAAGCCGTGCACCTCGGCGTACTTCTCGTTGAGGATGTTCTGCGCGCGCGCGACCAGCTCGAGGCGTTGGAGCCAGCCGAGCTGGTTGACGATGCGGTACGTCCCGCCTGCGTCCACCCGCGTGTGGCCGCTGTTGTAGATGTCGCCGTAGCTGTCGAACTGGCGGCTGACCACGTAGACCTGGGCGAAGAGGGAGAGACGGGAGATGGGTTCAAAGGTCAGCCCGGCGCTGCCGGCGTTGCGCGGGATGCGCGCCAGGGGCCGGTTGGTGGAGAGGTTGTCGGTGTCGGTGTACGAGTAGCTGAACGAGGCCACGAGGTTCGGCAGGATGTCCACCTCGCCGCCCGCCTCGACGCCCTTCGACCGCGCCCGTCCGGCGTTGACGGGACCGCCGAAGGGGGCTGTCGGCAGCGGGACGCAGCAGGTGATGGCGTTGGAGAAGTTGGTGACGAAGTAGCTCAGCTTGAGCCGGACGCGGTTCTGCCAGAGATTCTGGTCCACGCCCACGTCCCAGGACTGGCTGCGCTCGGGCAGGAGATTCGGGTTGCCGAAATCCGGGAAGAAGAGATCGTTGAACGTCGGAGCGCGGAAGCCCGTCCCGGCGCTCCCGCGCAGCCGCGTGCCGGTCTCCTTGATGACGAAGAGGACCGACCCCTGCCCCGTGGTGGCTTGGCCGAACACGCTGTCGTCCTCGATCCGGAAGCCGCCCGTGATGAAGAGCCGGTCGAAGAAGCGCAGCTGCTCCTCGAAGAGCACCCACGGCACGTGGCGCGCGGTGCGGAACACGCCCTTGTCGTCGCCCTCCTCGTGGCGGTAGCCGAACCCGACCGTGGTCGTGCTCCACTTCCCGAGGAAGATCGAGTTGAGCCACTCGGCTTCCCGGCGCTCCACGTCGACCTGGGACCGGAAGGGAAAGTCGAAGTCGACGCCGGGATCGACCGGGTCCTGGAAGCCTTGGTTGCTCGTGTAGCGCGAGATGCGCGCGCGGCTCTCCCACCACTCCACCGGGCGGGTCTTGCCCTCGAGGCTCATCACCGTGGTCTCGGTCTGCTGCTTGGCGTTCGGGTTGATGATGGGGTCGACCGGCTGGGGAGGCGGGAAGACGCCTTTGACCGGCACCCCGGTGTCGGTCTTGTTGTAGCGGTAGACGAAGGCGAGCGAGCTGTCAAAGGGCAGCGAGACGCCGATCCGCCCGTTCACCGAATTGATGTTCGAGTTGTCGTTCTGGAACTGCCCATTGCTCTCGAGGTGCGAACCCGACAGCGCGTAGTTGAAGATCTTGTACGCGCCGCTGAGCGAGATCCGGCTGTGGAGGGTGTCGTAGTTGCCGCCCATGTTCTCGACGGTGGCGGAGAAGGGACCGGTGCCCTTCTTGGTGATGATGTTGACCACGCCGCCGATGGCGTCGGCGCCGTAGAGCGTGGACTGGGGGCCGCGGATCA
The sequence above is drawn from the Candidatus Methylomirabilota bacterium genome and encodes:
- the cbiB gene encoding adenosylcobinamide-phosphate synthase CbiB produces the protein MSVLVLAVALDLLLGDPPNRYHPVAWIGRLIALGRRWAASVPTDLLVLYGALLIVVVTITAVMGGLAAQAAAGWLPWPGSLLAQAWLLKCSFSLRSLVAAVWEVRDRLEAGDLAGAREAVGRHLVSRPVDELEEGATASAAVESLAENLNDSWVSPLCFYLVGGLPGAWAYRAVNTADAMIGYREGMLERLGGASARLDDLLNLVPSRLAALALAAGARLAGESGSRAWDVWRRDGGTTASPNAGQTMAAMAGALGVTLEKCSHYRLGDGPAPDVLVIDRAVGVFAAAAGVALVAALVLLRAFR
- a CDS encoding TonB family protein: MIRRRALALSSSAAVHLCALAALLALAASLREPPPLFVDLTGGAPAGDERAAAAPTRGRETAIAPARQGQSVSARVPRAPVPSAPARPAEATPAPSFSASREAATADQGAPPSVADGDGREVKGVSSDAPGRAGQPSGVVGGGGSLLALAGKGAVRGDVPPEFGPYLARFRERIQESVVYPLAARRRGLAGRVEVELLLEPSGRVRDLAVVFSSSHMLLDEAAVEAVRSLVPQPLPEHLPRRPLRVRLPVIFQLR
- a CDS encoding adenosylcobinamide amidohydrolase — encoded protein: MIEGLGVRIGPEAVVVVAAQPLRVLSSAVHNGGFASARAVVNLHVGKDDPCADPPAMLAAYARRAGVPEPLVGLLTGAWTEHATIGEEDGAGIRTLAVATVGLSNGIAAGRTPVSGWTHGTINTIVVVDADPEPSALVNALITITEVKTLLLHEAGVRDAAGGLCTGTSTDAVVIAATGRGARARFGGPASELGWSMAQAARRALEAGIRGWQERNP
- a CDS encoding TonB-dependent receptor, which produces MRQVLGTVLVAMLVAAAPVDGQETKKVDPVVVTATTVDTPAEQLGVALTVVTGEDFKTYHYSTLDDAFRNIPGVNVRQQGTYGKLSTLSIRGANANQVLILVDGVRVSSPTVGQTDLSDISPDLIERIEVIRGPQSTLYGADAIGGVVNIITKKGTGPFSATVENMGGNYDTLHSRISLSGAYKIFNYALSGSHLESNGQFQNDNSNINSVNGRIGVSLPFDSSLAFVYRYNKTDTGVPVKGVFPPPQPVDPIINPNAKQQTETTVMSLEGKTRPVEWWESRARISRYTSNQGFQDPVDPGVDFDFPFRSQVDVERREAEWLNSIFLGKWSTTTVGFGYRHEEGDDKGVFRTARHVPWVLFEEQLRFFDRLFITGGFRIEDDSVFGQATTGQGSVLFVIKETGTRLRGSAGTGFRAPTFNDLFFPDFGNPNLLPERSQSWDVGVDQNLWQNRVRLKLSYFVTNFSNAITCCVPLPTAPFGGPVNAGRARSKGVEAGGEVDILPNLVASFSYSYTDTDNLSTNRPLARIPRNAGSAGLTFEPISRLSLFAQVYVVSRQFDSYGDIYNSGHTRVDAGGTYRIVNQLGWLQRLELVARAQNILNEKYAEVHGFPALGANFLIGLRAGF